Proteins from a genomic interval of Streptomyces sp. NBC_00820:
- a CDS encoding TerD family protein: MASDQPRWWQPVIDACPEDALALEAAAGQQQRFVQLDTLATRLLTAALHGQPTVSVVRSTGPQAADHVEVLGLSSQEKAWCAETFGVPEQQRRGAWYLPQKLSLNAGAVNLPRLVRERPAHALTLAADDSAGVSLVDGAADAVLLWAVLVPLFETLIEPIRVRAAGPGKTTDDQRQLWSGIEERYRLLGIAGDVLDAFRFGGGWHRLDRHGQQHARLRLLDALAAVDPLQLVTRHRILQLQALMAGFAKKSKTGTALARRVVTRALQPVVSGYFAGDWLATLDYLQAPPHPDEEVITALPEPRLYVGMSAQAADMAAEAGIPEDEIHAMLAAFLGGPTSLSPVEERVAALREWWTAFDQAHAAQKPGMRPLWGLVDDNIMAFSWQDEHGFTQQLYRQVLPSSVNEQVDRLWQSVTLQRHAKSLVSNPRPHQLMAEALGPALEFWHGVALTAWFVCEGPYSRAPLSGVADYYSRTLTALTAAGCPVPPDLFEELRIAEQHLGPEEMIVKERTELPVDTAIGAFTMTSTISGGSRREGFERVRDIVTRHRRAWAERYFDTYLQQRWRTSLEGVAQAHHRFVAAKGRPPTLIQFAQFATAAANQWTGGDLGALYTAIGEPAPAQQLHPARLLPGDGYDVAQRVYTALGGTTVDNDLRMNQPEEARRQWQLSRLAVESLRYLQLHEALGQPPTGKQFGSSRLAWPWPGEETEGWPLFQHTLAALTNTSPPASEPAAGTAEAAPRLLDNTKHVLAKGANAPLRTESVAVRLITTGVPVDVSAVLLTSHGKVRSDHDLVFYHHPHHDGVRTSGDTVTADLPHVPDDVHTVAVITSIDLEAQPAASFDQNTTWHVEVTQPVGGGLAFTPVPFVSGETVTIAMEIYRHGSGWKVRAVGQGYDTGLAGLAADYGINVEP, translated from the coding sequence GTGGCCAGTGACCAGCCGCGCTGGTGGCAACCCGTTATCGATGCGTGCCCCGAAGACGCGCTTGCCCTCGAGGCAGCTGCCGGCCAGCAGCAGAGGTTCGTCCAGCTCGACACGCTCGCCACCCGGTTGCTGACTGCAGCGCTCCACGGCCAGCCCACGGTCTCGGTGGTCCGCAGCACCGGGCCGCAGGCTGCGGACCACGTCGAGGTGCTGGGGCTCAGCTCCCAGGAGAAGGCGTGGTGTGCTGAAACGTTCGGGGTGCCGGAGCAGCAGCGGCGCGGTGCCTGGTACCTGCCGCAGAAGCTGTCACTGAACGCCGGGGCGGTGAACCTGCCCCGGCTGGTGCGTGAACGGCCAGCCCATGCCCTGACGCTGGCCGCTGACGACTCGGCCGGCGTGAGCCTGGTGGACGGCGCAGCCGATGCGGTGCTGCTGTGGGCAGTGCTGGTCCCGTTGTTCGAGACACTGATCGAACCGATCCGGGTTCGGGCAGCGGGGCCTGGGAAGACAACCGACGACCAGCGGCAACTGTGGTCCGGCATCGAGGAACGCTACCGGCTGCTGGGCATCGCCGGCGATGTTCTGGACGCCTTCCGCTTCGGCGGCGGATGGCACCGGCTGGACCGGCACGGCCAGCAGCACGCCCGCCTGCGCCTCCTGGACGCTTTGGCGGCCGTTGATCCGCTGCAGCTCGTCACCCGCCATCGCATCCTGCAACTGCAGGCGCTGATGGCCGGCTTCGCCAAGAAATCCAAGACCGGCACCGCCCTCGCGCGCCGGGTTGTGACGCGCGCACTGCAGCCGGTTGTCTCCGGCTACTTCGCCGGCGACTGGCTGGCCACGCTGGACTACCTGCAGGCGCCGCCGCACCCGGACGAGGAGGTCATCACCGCGCTGCCCGAACCGCGCCTGTATGTGGGAATGTCCGCCCAGGCGGCCGACATGGCAGCCGAGGCAGGCATCCCAGAGGACGAGATCCACGCGATGCTCGCGGCCTTCCTCGGCGGCCCGACCTCCCTCTCCCCCGTCGAAGAACGCGTGGCGGCTCTGCGCGAGTGGTGGACGGCCTTCGACCAGGCGCACGCCGCCCAGAAACCCGGCATGCGGCCGCTGTGGGGGCTCGTCGACGACAACATCATGGCCTTTTCCTGGCAGGACGAACACGGCTTCACCCAGCAGCTGTACCGGCAGGTGCTGCCCTCTTCCGTCAACGAGCAGGTGGACCGGCTGTGGCAGTCGGTGACGCTGCAGCGGCACGCCAAGAGCCTCGTCAGCAACCCCCGCCCCCACCAGCTGATGGCCGAAGCCCTCGGCCCCGCCCTGGAGTTCTGGCACGGCGTCGCGCTGACCGCCTGGTTTGTGTGCGAAGGCCCCTACTCCCGCGCTCCCCTGTCCGGTGTGGCCGACTACTACAGCCGCACCCTTACCGCGCTGACTGCCGCCGGCTGCCCGGTCCCCCCGGACTTGTTCGAGGAACTGCGCATCGCTGAGCAGCATCTGGGCCCCGAAGAGATGATCGTCAAGGAGCGCACAGAGCTCCCGGTGGACACCGCCATCGGCGCCTTCACCATGACGTCGACCATCAGCGGCGGCAGCCGCCGCGAAGGCTTCGAACGGGTCCGCGACATCGTCACCCGCCATCGTCGTGCCTGGGCCGAGCGGTACTTCGACACCTACCTGCAGCAGCGCTGGCGCACCTCCCTGGAAGGCGTCGCCCAGGCGCACCACCGGTTCGTGGCCGCGAAGGGCCGTCCGCCCACCCTGATCCAGTTCGCCCAGTTCGCCACCGCCGCAGCCAACCAGTGGACCGGCGGCGACCTCGGCGCTCTCTACACCGCGATCGGGGAACCCGCACCCGCCCAGCAACTGCACCCGGCCCGTCTGCTGCCGGGTGACGGCTATGACGTCGCCCAGCGCGTCTACACCGCGCTCGGCGGCACCACGGTCGACAACGACCTGCGCATGAACCAGCCCGAAGAAGCCCGACGGCAGTGGCAACTCAGCCGCCTAGCCGTCGAAAGCCTGCGATACCTGCAGCTCCACGAAGCGCTCGGACAGCCCCCAACGGGCAAACAGTTCGGCTCTTCACGCCTGGCCTGGCCATGGCCCGGAGAGGAAACTGAGGGCTGGCCGCTCTTCCAGCACACCCTCGCCGCTCTGACCAATACCAGCCCGCCCGCAAGTGAACCTGCCGCAGGGACGGCCGAGGCCGCCCCACGCCTGCTGGACAACACCAAGCACGTGCTGGCCAAGGGAGCCAACGCCCCTCTGCGAACCGAATCGGTAGCGGTGCGCCTCATCACCACCGGCGTGCCAGTCGATGTCTCTGCCGTACTCCTCACCAGCCACGGCAAAGTACGCAGCGACCACGACCTGGTCTTCTACCACCACCCGCACCACGACGGAGTCCGCACCAGCGGCGACACGGTCACCGCAGATCTGCCGCACGTGCCCGATGACGTCCACACCGTGGCCGTCATCACCAGCATCGACCTCGAAGCCCAACCCGCCGCTTCCTTCGACCAGAACACCACGTGGCACGTCGAGGTCACCCAACCCGTTGGCGGCGGACTCGCCTTCACGCCTGTCCCGTTCGTCTCGGGCGAGACCGTCACCATCGCTATGGAGATCTACCGGCATGGTTCGGGCTGGAAAGTACGTGCTGTCGGCCAGGGCTACGACACCGGGCTTGCCGGCCTGGCCGCGGACTACGGCATCAACGTCGAGCCCTGA
- a CDS encoding DEAD/DEAH box helicase family protein encodes MSAGLELLIPSASYLEEAFLRWVLTPAAQRGIVAHVHSQHPVTVNERTYRLDYLIAGESLHLAVELDGFTFHSDRAAFTYDRLRQNDLAATGLTVLRFSYDAVRLDTARCVAQLQAMLRQDAVLSPLVIAAPRVEVPEMVGDPLRAADPPRGTRSSADEAYFAGVRAQVTREPLRTCQDEALAALANYYASGGRHAATVMAVGAGKTALGVAAALSFTRRRALVVTPGSVIRGTFAKALDPGVPGNVLYGLAGGPLLPGAQPPATLVLDADDEQISQVSRQRLLAADVLVTNFHALGTGDKGGDLLAKLEPGDVDFIVVDEAHIAASASYQRLFAHFRDARTLLMSACFQRLDGKPIDADVVYRYRLVDSVADGSAKNLRVHRFAPDAATTVYEAVWPDGRREQITGRDALLAALGNERRMARITAQSDASIRQVMMVTRACLDAQAKLLAPVKPRALFAAMGEAHARQIARIAEEHGIPCATLHHSMSPSSIKATRRRFESDAGDLQGIVQLRMLGQGYDFPPITVVVPVRPYGSFGEFYQFIGRGVRVLRQPGLAADQQYLDVVCHAELGLEDHLEAMCADNDMDPALLLGVPLINISTLEADFAGGNGLGEGDSDSALPGGVDAFVLYEQGRVEQRVVHDLDRVEARRAEREMQLMAQRYAVYAQNTAAPMPFEKFVDYMRRLTGGQ; translated from the coding sequence ATGAGTGCCGGGCTGGAGCTGCTGATCCCCTCGGCGTCCTACCTGGAAGAGGCCTTCCTGCGCTGGGTGCTCACTCCAGCCGCGCAGCGGGGCATCGTGGCGCATGTACACAGTCAGCATCCGGTGACGGTCAACGAGCGGACCTACCGGCTGGACTATCTGATCGCTGGCGAGTCGCTGCATCTGGCCGTGGAGTTGGACGGGTTCACCTTCCACAGTGACCGGGCCGCCTTCACCTACGACCGGTTGCGGCAGAACGACCTGGCGGCCACGGGGCTGACGGTGCTGCGGTTTTCCTACGACGCGGTGCGCCTGGACACCGCCCGCTGCGTCGCGCAGTTGCAGGCGATGCTGCGCCAGGATGCCGTGCTCTCGCCACTGGTCATCGCCGCGCCGCGCGTCGAGGTCCCGGAGATGGTGGGCGATCCCCTGCGGGCGGCCGATCCGCCTCGGGGTACCCGGTCATCTGCAGATGAGGCCTACTTCGCCGGTGTGCGCGCTCAGGTGACCCGAGAGCCGTTGCGTACCTGCCAGGACGAGGCCCTGGCCGCGCTGGCCAACTACTACGCTTCCGGCGGTCGGCATGCGGCCACGGTGATGGCGGTCGGGGCCGGCAAGACCGCGCTGGGGGTGGCGGCCGCATTGTCCTTCACCAGGCGGCGAGCGCTGGTGGTGACGCCGGGCTCGGTCATCCGCGGCACCTTCGCCAAGGCACTCGACCCCGGTGTGCCGGGCAATGTCCTGTACGGACTGGCGGGCGGGCCCCTGCTGCCGGGTGCCCAGCCGCCGGCCACACTGGTGCTGGACGCGGATGACGAGCAGATCAGCCAGGTGAGTCGGCAGCGGTTGCTGGCTGCGGACGTGCTGGTCACCAACTTCCATGCGCTGGGTACTGGCGACAAGGGCGGGGACCTGCTGGCAAAGCTGGAGCCGGGCGATGTCGACTTCATCGTTGTCGACGAGGCCCATATCGCGGCCAGCGCCTCCTACCAGCGGCTGTTCGCCCACTTCCGGGATGCGCGCACGCTGTTGATGTCGGCGTGCTTCCAGCGTCTGGACGGCAAGCCGATCGACGCCGATGTCGTCTACCGCTACCGGCTGGTGGACTCCGTCGCGGACGGCTCGGCGAAGAACCTGCGCGTGCACCGGTTCGCCCCGGACGCGGCGACGACGGTGTACGAGGCGGTGTGGCCCGACGGGCGACGCGAGCAGATCACCGGCCGCGATGCGCTGTTGGCCGCGTTGGGTAACGAGCGGAGGATGGCCCGCATCACCGCGCAGTCCGATGCCTCGATCCGGCAGGTGATGATGGTGACGCGGGCCTGTCTGGATGCGCAGGCCAAGCTGCTGGCTCCGGTCAAACCCCGGGCGCTGTTTGCGGCGATGGGTGAGGCCCATGCCCGGCAGATCGCCCGGATCGCCGAAGAGCACGGCATTCCCTGCGCCACGCTGCACCACAGCATGTCGCCGTCGTCGATCAAAGCCACCCGGCGGCGCTTCGAGTCGGACGCGGGTGATCTGCAGGGCATCGTGCAGCTGCGGATGCTTGGCCAGGGCTACGACTTCCCGCCCATCACCGTCGTCGTGCCCGTGCGTCCCTATGGCAGTTTCGGCGAGTTCTACCAATTCATCGGACGTGGCGTGCGGGTGCTGCGCCAGCCGGGTCTGGCAGCCGATCAGCAGTATCTGGATGTGGTCTGCCATGCCGAACTCGGCCTCGAGGACCATCTGGAGGCCATGTGCGCGGACAACGACATGGATCCCGCGCTGCTGCTCGGCGTTCCCTTGATCAACATCTCCACGCTGGAGGCGGACTTCGCCGGCGGTAACGGCCTCGGGGAAGGCGACTCTGACAGTGCGCTCCCGGGCGGAGTCGACGCGTTCGTGCTGTACGAGCAGGGGCGTGTCGAGCAGCGGGTCGTGCATGACCTTGACCGGGTGGAGGCCCGGCGGGCGGAGCGGGAAATGCAGCTGATGGCCCAGCGCTACGCCGTCTACGCGCAAAACACCGCGGCTCCGATGCCGTTTGAGAAGTTCGTCGACTACATGCGGAGGCTGACCGGTGGCCAGTGA
- a CDS encoding DUF262 domain-containing protein produces MGADEIRSQGFSLNELFRDVTYEIDYYQRDYTWGDEEVRTLLRDLCDSFKHWLGDSAYRRRPHTAPQYFLGPFVYHEPSKKRRFLVDGQQRFVTLHLLFLQLRLSAREAGDTHTVDQLNRVITTDGKHFSVGITDHDPVLQSVSEGRKYETGAGDSLSRRNLWARGQQIESQLAEELDAEKLHPFTEWLLTRVVLVGIRAAGPDHGYRMFETMNDRGARLTAVDLLKSHLLSNVGSAEDQLNTQWQEMLRELSTDRDDPQAASRFIKAYLLARCAREDCDEDRRQITTNLNVWVRHNAEYLGLTPGRPDHFLNFVQNLLKTARLYRPVLAATRTLKMDGDRLETVLFNERNGLGVQSVAVLAAIAPDDRPTDAKDKGRLVASYIDRWYALRILQDLPVQSADADALVHTELVPLLRGCRTVADVASTLGDLAQHNGNPVREAITLGLRGNNAHQIRYLLTRATAYADEACKKPFDILAYLDRDQFHIEHLWANHHHRVAGDIPDPVVFRSRRNQLGGLGLLRGRENSSINDLPFHDKNRLYARNNVLLGVLAPQYDHRNPELRDFIKAHQLDKHMRAFGPTETMTTVIETRQELYLRLFEHIWKPERLGLPVSAAVAPPGPDAGQPVARPRQAPPRRRAASGRRTDVARMIDAQVLTAGTRIVLTYRATEHWATIDANGGIILAATGGTPYGRADEAGAVARGTKTCQGMNEWHIEEENGVRVSLRTIRDRAAAAGAL; encoded by the coding sequence GTGGGGGCGGACGAGATCAGGTCTCAGGGATTCAGCCTGAACGAGCTGTTCCGTGACGTGACGTACGAGATTGATTACTACCAGCGTGACTACACCTGGGGTGACGAAGAAGTCCGCACCCTGCTGCGGGATTTGTGCGACTCGTTCAAGCACTGGTTGGGCGACTCCGCGTACCGGCGCCGCCCCCACACCGCGCCGCAGTACTTCCTCGGCCCCTTCGTCTACCACGAGCCGTCGAAAAAGCGCCGCTTCCTCGTCGACGGTCAGCAGCGCTTCGTCACTTTGCACCTGCTCTTTTTGCAGCTGAGACTGTCGGCCCGGGAGGCCGGTGATACGCACACGGTTGACCAGCTCAACCGTGTGATCACGACCGATGGCAAGCACTTCAGCGTCGGCATCACCGACCACGACCCCGTCCTTCAATCCGTCAGCGAGGGCCGTAAATACGAGACCGGCGCGGGGGACTCCCTCTCCCGCCGCAACCTGTGGGCACGCGGCCAGCAGATCGAATCCCAGCTTGCCGAGGAACTCGACGCCGAGAAGCTCCACCCCTTCACCGAATGGCTCCTGACCCGCGTAGTCCTGGTGGGCATCCGGGCGGCAGGCCCCGACCACGGCTACCGCATGTTCGAGACGATGAATGACCGCGGCGCCCGCCTCACCGCCGTCGACCTCCTCAAGAGCCATCTGCTGTCCAACGTCGGCTCCGCTGAAGATCAGCTGAATACCCAGTGGCAGGAGATGCTGCGGGAACTCTCCACCGACCGCGATGACCCCCAGGCGGCATCCCGCTTCATCAAGGCATACCTCCTTGCCCGCTGCGCGCGCGAGGACTGTGACGAGGACCGCCGCCAGATCACCACCAACCTCAACGTGTGGGTACGCCACAACGCGGAGTACCTCGGCCTGACCCCGGGACGCCCCGACCACTTCCTCAACTTCGTACAGAATCTGCTGAAGACGGCCCGTCTGTACAGGCCCGTCCTCGCCGCCACCCGCACCCTGAAGATGGACGGCGACCGCCTGGAAACGGTGCTGTTCAACGAGCGCAACGGCCTCGGCGTCCAGTCCGTCGCCGTGCTCGCCGCCATCGCCCCCGACGACCGGCCCACCGACGCCAAGGACAAGGGCCGCCTCGTCGCCTCCTACATCGACCGCTGGTACGCCCTGCGGATCCTGCAGGACCTGCCCGTCCAGTCCGCCGACGCCGACGCCCTGGTCCACACCGAGCTCGTCCCCCTCCTGCGCGGCTGCCGCACCGTCGCCGACGTCGCCTCCACACTGGGCGACCTCGCCCAGCACAACGGGAACCCGGTGCGCGAAGCAATCACCCTGGGCCTGAGAGGCAACAACGCCCATCAGATCCGCTATCTCCTCACCCGCGCCACCGCTTACGCCGACGAGGCCTGCAAAAAACCCTTCGACATCCTCGCCTACCTCGACCGCGACCAGTTCCACATAGAACACCTATGGGCCAACCACCACCATCGCGTCGCCGGTGACATCCCAGACCCGGTCGTCTTCCGCAGCCGCCGCAACCAACTCGGTGGCCTCGGCCTGCTGAGAGGCCGCGAGAACTCCAGCATCAATGACCTCCCCTTCCACGACAAGAACCGCCTCTACGCCCGCAACAACGTCCTCCTGGGCGTCCTGGCCCCTCAATACGATCACCGCAACCCTGAACTGCGCGACTTCATCAAGGCACACCAACTCGACAAGCACATGCGGGCCTTCGGGCCGACAGAGACCATGACCACGGTCATCGAGACCCGACAGGAGCTGTATCTGCGCCTGTTCGAACACATCTGGAAACCCGAACGCCTGGGGTTGCCCGTCTCTGCTGCCGTTGCACCTCCGGGGCCTGACGCCGGCCAGCCAGTCGCCCGTCCGCGCCAGGCCCCTCCGCGGCGCAGAGCGGCTTCTGGCCGACGCACCGACGTGGCCAGGATGATCGACGCCCAAGTTCTGACAGCCGGCACCCGGATCGTGCTCACCTACCGCGCCACCGAGCACTGGGCCACCATCGACGCGAACGGCGGCATCATCCTCGCCGCGACCGGAGGCACACCCTACGGCCGGGCCGACGAGGCCGGGGCCGTCGCCCGCGGCACCAAGACCTGCCAGGGAATGAACGAATGGCACATCGAAGAAGAGAACGGAGTACGCGTCAGCCTGCGGACCATCCGCGACCGCGCGGCGGCGGCCGGCGCGCTGTAG
- a CDS encoding ATP-binding protein: MKASIELRDKREARLRQQLKDTPMRPLPLFQLTGWTHFVDEEVEPPALAAGSSPTEDRKTDEQAIAYHRHLRMVPTDAVTHMQEMVVEAVHSNSGRRDGLMDHVIDGPAGTGKTCLLRAIGRTAQREIEAAMGGRRQNTIPVVHITTPADPEPRVNWLWEIGSYLGLNPEPKSLVEVLDMRKHQDVTLPVNYVLETAQTRLLLIDDIDRASPQHLANVLPYFDYLRDKLGISLVFCGTGASHRLHQARILAQDLTRVSEENKVRLEQAGQPAGPVSPSPTALLPVTWLHPLPLDTEDDETFRRVLASFEADLSLYRLEENALSKHAVTLHQRTGGYFKALTYVISTAAVIAIRSGSENITEKEIAAATAQLSP; this comes from the coding sequence ATGAAGGCATCCATCGAACTGCGTGACAAACGTGAAGCCCGTCTGCGTCAGCAGCTCAAGGACACCCCGATGCGGCCTCTGCCGCTGTTCCAGCTCACCGGCTGGACCCACTTCGTCGACGAGGAAGTGGAGCCACCCGCACTGGCGGCCGGCAGCAGTCCCACTGAGGACAGGAAGACGGACGAACAGGCCATCGCCTACCACCGGCATCTACGGATGGTGCCCACCGACGCAGTGACCCACATGCAGGAGATGGTCGTCGAGGCGGTCCACTCCAACAGCGGGCGCCGTGACGGGCTGATGGACCATGTCATCGACGGCCCCGCGGGCACCGGCAAGACCTGTCTGCTGCGGGCGATTGGACGCACTGCCCAGAGGGAGATCGAAGCCGCCATGGGCGGCAGGCGCCAGAACACGATCCCGGTGGTGCACATCACCACCCCCGCGGACCCGGAGCCGAGGGTGAACTGGCTCTGGGAAATCGGCTCCTACCTGGGTCTCAACCCTGAGCCGAAAAGCCTCGTGGAAGTCCTGGACATGCGCAAGCACCAGGACGTGACCCTGCCGGTCAACTACGTCCTGGAAACCGCACAGACCCGCCTGCTGCTCATCGACGACATCGACCGCGCCTCGCCGCAGCACCTGGCGAACGTGCTGCCCTACTTCGACTACCTGCGCGACAAGCTGGGCATCTCGCTCGTCTTCTGCGGCACCGGCGCCAGCCACCGCCTGCACCAGGCCCGCATCCTGGCCCAGGACCTGACCCGGGTCAGCGAGGAGAACAAGGTACGGCTCGAACAGGCGGGACAGCCAGCCGGACCCGTCTCGCCCTCCCCCACCGCCCTGCTGCCGGTGACCTGGCTGCACCCCCTGCCCCTGGACACCGAAGACGACGAGACTTTCCGGCGCGTCCTGGCGAGCTTCGAGGCCGACCTGAGCCTGTACCGGCTGGAGGAGAACGCCCTGAGCAAACACGCCGTCACACTGCACCAGCGCACCGGCGGCTACTTCAAAGCCCTCACCTACGTCATCTCCACCGCCGCCGTCATCGCGATCCGCAGCGGCAGCGAGAACATCACCGAGAAGGAGATCGCCGCCGCGACAGCCCAACTCAGCCCCTGA